The following are encoded together in the Desulfoplanes formicivorans genome:
- a CDS encoding ABC transporter ATP-binding protein has translation MSRVLVTVQDLYHFYGSRLVFKHVAFSLEQGMAVLVTGENGAGKSTLLKCVAGLVRPSGGQVARHVGDHEIAYMGHATFVYPSMTAVQNLDFWNRMYGLGRCEKDLLALLERVSLKVHAFERARGFSRGMAQRLALARILLLAPRVILLDEPSTGLDTGSCELLFHEIETARHNGAGIMWVSHDISRDLAQTDHVLRLAGRAMDFWGTTRAFTEGGHDVH, from the coding sequence ATGAGTCGTGTCCTTGTAACGGTTCAGGATCTGTACCATTTTTATGGATCCCGACTGGTTTTCAAGCATGTTGCCTTTTCCCTTGAACAGGGGATGGCCGTGCTCGTGACCGGGGAGAACGGTGCAGGCAAGTCCACTCTGCTCAAGTGCGTTGCCGGGCTGGTTCGTCCTTCCGGAGGGCAGGTTGCCCGTCATGTGGGTGATCATGAAATCGCCTATATGGGGCATGCGACATTTGTGTATCCGTCCATGACCGCTGTGCAGAATCTCGACTTCTGGAACCGGATGTACGGTCTGGGTCGCTGTGAAAAGGACCTTCTCGCATTGCTGGAGCGGGTCAGCCTGAAGGTCCATGCCTTTGAACGAGCCCGGGGATTTTCACGGGGCATGGCGCAGCGGTTGGCCCTGGCCCGGATTCTTTTGCTCGCTCCCCGGGTCATTCTTCTGGATGAGCCATCCACAGGTCTGGACACGGGTTCCTGCGAGCTCCTGTTCCACGAAATTGAAACGGCCCGGCACAACGGGGCCGGGATCATGTGGGTCAGCCACGATATTTCCCGGGATCTCGCGCAAACCGATCATGTTCTTCGTCTTGCCGGGAGGGCCATGGATTTCTGGGGAACCACCCGGGC